The genomic stretch GTAATTTATTTGTTATTTGCAACCAAGAACTATGTGAATTGATTACAAAATATACACAGTGAGAGACACAATGCAATTGTGAGGTTTTTCACAATGCTTGACCGATGATGTTTCTCTGAGAATACTTGTGTAGATTTCCAAAAAATAAACATTATATGTGCTTACTGAGTTTAACTTAATGCCTTGTTGGCATCATAATGGTGAGGCTGCAGGTGCCAAAACCACTGATCTGGGTGCTCCCTGTAAGCTAaatattgataatttaaattacaCTCTGACAAGGATATTTTCAATTACTAATGTGTGGTATATTGCcctataatttctttgaaaatatgaattggTGTTGTTTTATACAGTTGCAATGAAAAGGAATTCACTCTTTTTTACAAAATAGGGTCTCAATATATTCCGGTTTGCAAATCGTATCCCACTTCTTTTTGAGCAAGGAGCAGATGTTGTCACGAGAACTGCAATGAAAAAGATCAAGTCAGATTCCTGACCACAAGATTGAATGTGCATATTTCCATCTTTTTCTTCTCATGATTGCCTATTTTCATGTTCCTTTTAGTTGGAGTACTTACAAAATTAACCAGATGCAAGATAAAATCGGTGTCTTTGTAAGCATTGTCAGCACAAAAATACCATTCAAAGGAACCGGAAAGGAATATATTGGAGATGATATTACTGAAATCTCTTCAGCTGTCCAGGTACTAAAATTTTAGTTCATATATCATAAGAGGAAATAAACTGATATCTATTCATCTGCACATGCAATACATGCAGTCTGCTATAAAACAATGTTGCCTTCAACTGAGATCTAAAATAGTGAAGAAACTTCAAGCCCGGGAACGACAGGAGAGGAAGCGCAACCTAACCAGGTAATATAAATATTGCACAGGATTCTTGCCTCACACGATTGTTGATTACTTATTATTATAGAATCAGCATAACCAATTTGTTTCCGAACCTTTTCTTCTTTGTATATATCACGAGGTCCATCTGTTTCTTGTATGATAGTGTTGAATATTATTCCATCCTGGTTGCTCCAGATACCTGCTTTGTTTTGTATGACTTCGCTACTGAAAGTaaaatgtttttctttttctttttttgagGGAATCCATAAAATTGCAAAGTTGTGGTCTTCAAAAAAAGCAGGTTTACAAAAGTTTAAATGTGGCTTCTGTGATGAGCTTCTCAATTCCTTTTGGATATCTAGTAATGCAAATGGTTCTGCTCACTGCCATATGTTCAGTTCCCTTTCTGATGTTTTTGTTTTTGCAGGTACATTCCTGATGCTTCAAGAGCCATAATGGAGGTTCTCGACGAAATGGCCCAGGATTACGACCCAAAGAGGCACCGTTATGACAAGGAAGATGATGAACTTGTGAGTAAAGTTGCATCCCACCAGATAACCGAAGCTACTTTTCGAGAAAACCTCTCGCAATATGTTGAACAGGTAGTCTTATATTCTCTTCAGCTGCCATTTTGAAATGATTTACTGGTATGTTGAGAAGTCTTTGGCATCTGTCACCACGACCCTCGTTTACTCGTTGCCTTAACATCATTCAGGTGGATTACGAGATGGCCCTGGAATACGCGACACAAACTGGAGTCATCGAGGAGCCACGCGAAGACATTTATTTAAGCTCACTCGAAGGTTTGTTCAACTACGTTGACCTTCATAGCCCCGTCTTCATTTTTAGATTAGCGACTTAGCTCATTGCTTCATTGATATGTATCTTGAGAAATAAACATTCCTCCTCCGTTGTGCATTGCTTGGATCCGATCGGATCATGTTGTACGAGACGGATGACAACGTTTTCTTATTTAATTATCTAAAGTTGTGGTTTCAGCAAATGGCTTTTCTCACTCGTGGTTGGTTTAATATAATTTCACAATACCCCATCACCTTGGCGCTGCGGTAAGACGAACTGCAGATAATTCGGTTCGATTCCCGTGCAGAGCATTTCTCAAATTACTTGGACAATTAGGCTGTTGTGTCAGGAGCTCATATCCAGGACTAGCTGGATGCAAGTTCGATTTCCATGGAAGGCATAATATGTCCGTAATGCTCGAATTATTGGGACAGCCGGGTTATCGTGTCAGGAGCCACCGTGCTTTTATATTAATTGGACGTAATTTAGatatttgaattatatatatatatatataatctccccgactctatatatatataaaatccccCCCATATAAAATCTCACATTTTCAAAATAATGACATTTCGAATTATATCCGAGAATCACAtaaccaaataaaattaaatatattatcaatAATAACATTCAATCAAAGCAATCCGGAAGTAATACAATAACTGGGATTCAAATTTTAAATGGAATGAAAATGCCCATAGTCGACCTTAGAAGTCAACTCAGGCGTTAACAGCAttcaaagctcaagcacaagaaCCGACATCAACACCAAAAAATAATTGCAAGAACGAACAACACAAACAAAGATGCTTTGGCATGGCTTGAGCCAGAAGTTCCAGGTGCCAATGCCGCTGTTTCTCCATCGATATCGGTCACTTTCTTCAGTGAAATTGAACCACCAGGTTTAACCTTGGGCATCACCTCCACATGCAGCTTCAGCCCCTTCTCGCACTCTTCCAGCTTACCACTGCTGAAGTATCGCGCTCCTTCACCATGGAGCCTCACCTTGTCGAAGCCTTTCGAGTACAACTTGATCGGGTTGCTCAAGTTGCATGACTCAAACTCCTGCTTGCTCTGAAGCTCCATTATGCTGTCCTCAGTTGTTGCCGAGTATGCAAACCCTGTCAAACTCAAATAGTATGCATCGTTTGATCAAAAACAGAATTCCGaggaacaacaacaataacaacaaagaagaagaagaagaaaaaaagtccTACAGATCTCATCTCCAACTTGGAGGATCCTATTAATGGACCAAGCAGCCAGATTGGAAGAGAGATCCAACCCTTGGTCATTGCCAACCACATGCTGGACTGAAACTGCTGTTCCAAAGGCATTATCAGTAGATGCTAATGCAGTGAGTGAGACCAGAAGGCCAAGATAAACCCAAGAAGAACCCGCCATGTTGCTGAGAGAAGAAGAACAGGTATACATATACTTCGCCACTTCACTTCATCTTCCCTTCCAACCTAACAGTTTATTGGTAGGTAGATTCTCTTCCAACCTAACAGATTATGGGTCGGTAGAGTGGAACACATGGGACGAACAGGAGACAAGGCCAGCCATGTTGCTGAAAGGAGAAGAACAGGTATAAATATATGATACGGTGTATGATAGTAGGGTCGGATAATTGACGTGGTCAGAAATCAAGCCCACGGAGTGTTAAGAAGTTAAGCCCACGAGACAGTCGAAAGTCAAGCTCACGTGACGGTCAGCAGTCaagcctacgtggtggtcaaaagtccagcctacgtggaggtcaaaagtccggcCTACGTAAGGATCAAAGGTCCAGGTTACAGGATGGTCTTGGTCGGGCATAAGTGACATTCCGGAGTTAGGCCTACATGTTGAGTAGGAACTCGGAAGGTAGGACAAACAGGTCGGGATACAAGGACCAGGGCGTACAGATCGGGATAGGTAAACTAAGGATTACAGGTCAAGACTTATAGACTTGCGGAACAGGATACACGGACCAGAACGTACAGGTCGGGtaggcaaaccaaggattacaggtcaagACTTATAGACTTGTGGAACAGGACACACGGACCAGGGCGTATAGATCGGGATAGACAAATCAAGGATTACAGATCAGGACTTATAAACTTGTGGAACAGGATACACGGTACAGGTCAGGATAGGCAAatcaaggattacaggtcaggacttatagattGACGGAACAGGATACACGAACCGAGACGTACgggtcgggatatgcaaatcaAGGGTTACAGGACAAGATTTATAGACTTGCGGAACAGGATACACAAACCAGGTCGAGATATGTGGACTAAGGCCTACAGGTCAGGTTTACAGGACGAGACAGGCAGAACAGGAAATGAGGGTCAAGACATACGATTCTGGGCGTACAGGATAAAATACGGAGCAGGGCTATGCATACGGGACGAAACTTAAGGAACGACAAGCGAAGACCTAGATTGACAGGGCGGTAGGCGCAGGTCTGGATCTACCGGGATAGACCGGATAGCAAATGAAGGGCGAGACGTACAAAGCTGGATTTACGGGACGACACACAAGCTAGGGAATGCGCCCGGAAATGCGGGTCTATGCCTACAGGTCAAGATTTGCAGGTACGAAGACCCAGTCTAAGGTTAACAGACTGGGGCAAGCATACACTATACGACAATcaagccagggaatcgtaacaacctgtcagagaataatcactgcATGTCAAGGAATATGCTAATGGTCTAGGGCTCATTGCCCACCGATTCCTCCTTAAACCTATAGGAATATGCCATGTGTCATTCACTGCTAGACAAATTCTGACACCTGACATTTCCTAACactcgtcagactccagaagtacccgctgccatataaaaagggaggctttgtctctatgcaggtacgctcactcatcttttcacacttgtcttttacttttcgtcctttcactgTACTTCTgaggaaaaaagtacctgacttaagcgtcggaggatcTGACCctgggactttttccctggttcttggtctctaacgtgaaggcgatttgtctgagtgtgtgcagaaccCTCGCGTCGTCGTCCCCGTCATCACCCTCCGTCATCCACTCATGGGAACCTTTCCAGGAGATACCAGGTCACCCAAGCGTCTCCGCAACTTTCCATCAGCACTAGCGACAGCGCGGCCAgcctctgtccgactcagcttccggacgggatcaaatttggcgccgtctgtaggAATCTTCCCTATCTGTTCCGGTACGTAAAGATGGAGGACTTTGGTAGAATCAACGTAACTATGACGGCTGGAGAATACGAACTATTCAAAGAAGCCAAAAGGCGGACGACCTCTGAAAAGCAACAAACTACTGCCTCCCGATCGCGAAAATTGCCGGAAGCTTCCAAAGAGCCGGCCCATGCTTCAGATCGGGGTTTTCTAAGAGGAAACAACCCATAGAATTTCCCCCGGCCTTCTACAGGGAGCCCGACCAAGGTTACTATCAGCCAGAACTGAGATGTTATAGCCACAAGGAGCAACCACAAGCTTCTATGGCAGAAAGCTCTCTGCCTAAGGATTCGAAAAAGGGAAAGACTATCGTTCTCTGCGAAGAACGTCgaggggagctagaagaaaaagtgCCCTTCTCCTCTAAGATATTGGAGGAAAAGCTGCCAAAAGGATACAGACCCCTAGCTATTGAGGAATACGATGACAGCAAAGACCCTGAAGATCACCTCCGCAAGTTTAGAAACGCGGCTCTGCTACACCAATATAGTGATGCCGTTAAGTGGCGAGTATTCTTGAATACTCTCTCGGGCTCTGtccagaagtggttcgatggactACCGCACGGGTTCATCACCTGTTTCTTGGACTTCAAGACTGCATTCTTGCGCCACTTTGCCAGCAGCAGGAAATAACAAAAAATTGACCATTGTCTGTTCGCTCTCAAGCAAGGGCCTTCTGAGCCGTTAAGAAGCTATACAAACGCTTCAACCAAGTGCCTCAGGACGTCCCTGCAACCACATCGGAAATACTCATGAGCGCATTCTCTCATGGTCTGACAGAAGGAGAATTCTTTAGGGACCTCATCAGGAATCCCGTacggaattttgatgagatgctggAGAAAGCTGCCAGCTACATCAATGTGGAAAAAGCGCAGGCAGCTCGAAAGAAAGCAGACAAACCACCCCCTTCTGCCAATAAGCCAGAAAGAAGAGTACCCCAACCACCTGCTCAACCTCTTCTGCGCGCTCGGGACGCCTGACCTACCTTCCACCTCGGTCAGGATGTTCGGCCGATTCCGCGCGTAGCTACAGTTCACGCCCCCCGACCTGAGCCTTGGAGGCCGTGTTATTGCACTTATCATCGGTCACACACGCATGCCACCAACGATTATTTTCAATTCGCCCGGGATTCTCGTCGCGCTGCTGAGCTAGGCCTGCCACCCCTTGAGCTGGCTCCTCAGATCCAAAGAATGATGGAGGAGCAACGCGATGCAGCAGGGCAGGCAAGGCCCAGGGTAGATAGGGGGGGGCCAAGGAGAAGCTCGCGAAGCTGAGAATCGAGACAATGCGGTCATCCGGGACATAGGCATGATCTTCGGAGGACCTACTGATAGAGATTCAGGAAGGACTCGCATGCTGTTGGATACAGTTAGGAACAGGCTGTTGGCCCTGTCATCAGCTTTGGGCCACAGGACTTTGAAGGACTGGAGCTGcctcatgatgacgccctcatcatcaaagccatcATAGCCAATAGCCGCATGATCAGGGTCTTCATTGACACCGGGAGCTTTGTCAACGTATTATTTAGGACTGCTTTTGAAGAAATGCAAATCGACGCCAGCGAGCTCCAGCTGGTGGGTACTTCTTTATATGGCTTTACtgatagttttttttatactgactgaataaaagaacaataccactgttattatggaagtgtgtactcttaatcatgatataataacaagcacatatacttaatatttatttctttaatttatcaaagggtgcgatttagctcgttaaattaataagcccgataagttgagaaataatattatttatatagtgtgttgttgattataaaataaaactgtgttctagtaatctgggttgatgatgtccccttgaggagctcataaggattgtcatgtaaaccctgcaggtggacttagtccgacatgacgataaagttgagtggtactattattggagctagatattaattaaagtgagttgtcagtaactcatttaattagtgggcattcaatatcttacacacagggagactaacacactcatgataaggagcccatatagtaatatggaattggtgcggtagtgcaataataactctttagtggaatgagatattatttatgaactcgagttgggtgttcggggcgaacacgggaagctcaagttcatcgggagaccaaaaccaattcctcctcgcggtcactgttgtagcctcttatttataaagtcttatacctacctaaacccaccttcttacccatccataggtggccgaccaagccaagcttggagcccaagcaagggtcggccaagataagccttggatggatcaagtggtggccggccctagcttggagcccaagtaggtggccgaccacaataaaattaaaaggaattttaattttaaaatctttccttatgtggaagtcatgatttaaaagagagttttaaaattaaatctttccttttataatttctataaaagattaagagaaagatttgatatctttccttatttgtagttaaaagaaatattttaattttggagaaaactttcccttttgaaatcatccacatgttttaatagagagattttaatttataaaaatttccttttataatcaaccatgaaagaaatttttaaaagagaaaattttattttaaaaatttccggaaacaaattaggaagttttaattttgtatttaaaactttcctaatttggagaacttgtaggggccggccattaaaagaataaaaggaaatttttaattaaattttccttttgttcattggcaagcgaaaataaggaagttttaattatgtttaaaactttccttaattgtcaagaccaaagaatataaaagagagggtagaggtgtcttaccTTACAacataacatctattatttctctcctctcctttccttggtggtggccgatcctctcctctcttctttctcttctccttttggtGAGGCTGGCGACACTTGGAGGCTTTAtctcatcttggtggccggttgcttgtggagaaaaagaaaagaaagaaagctcCCCTTCAAGaagagttggtggccgaaacttgcaaggagaagaaagaggcttgg from Zingiber officinale cultivar Zhangliang chromosome 5B, Zo_v1.1, whole genome shotgun sequence encodes the following:
- the LOC121986333 gene encoding uclacyanin 1-like isoform X2; protein product: MYTCSSSLSNMAGSSWVYLGLLVSLTALASTDNAFGTAVSVQHVVGNDQGLDLSSNLAAWSINRILQVGDEIWFAYSATTEDSIMELQSKQEFESCNLSNPIKLYSKGFDKVRLHGEGARYFSSGKLEECEKGLKLHVEVMPKVKPGGSISLKKVTDIDGETAALAPGTSGSSHAKASLFVLFVLAIIFWC